From one Microbacterium sp. 10M-3C3 genomic stretch:
- a CDS encoding GNAT family N-acetyltransferase, whose product MTVDARDLPLDDTSTTALAERGLVYRRMANDGAEFDVFLPAVARGFLDEEPTAEQIAESRAALVNRRLTAVTDPHAADPGAPVATIDAWASEVTVDPERVLPMWAISGVTVAPTHRRRGIAAAMLGGELRTAAAAGFPLAGLTVTEATIYGRWGFSPAVFTADWRIDTRRAAWTGPTPTGRLEFVAREQVPERIAALHERVRRAQPGAVPAYPGQWRRVAGLRPGTENALRIRAVVYRDGEVDRGVLVYALADGGDDYTAHELRIHALVADGPDAHAALWRFAIEHDLVATVTASLRPVDDPVRWMISDQRAARVSVTDHGWLRVLDVPAVLAARTYARPLSVVFAVEDPLGLATGVWRLEAGAAGAAHVAAAVGEPDVRADVGALSSALLGGVRWSALAAAGRVRADAAVLAALDAAFAAAVTPTLDIWY is encoded by the coding sequence ATGACCGTCGACGCACGCGACCTCCCCTTGGACGACACCTCCACGACGGCGCTCGCCGAGCGCGGCCTGGTCTATCGGCGCATGGCCAACGACGGCGCCGAGTTCGACGTCTTCCTGCCCGCGGTGGCCCGCGGCTTCCTCGACGAGGAGCCCACTGCCGAGCAGATCGCCGAGTCCCGGGCCGCCCTCGTCAACCGGCGTCTGACCGCCGTGACCGACCCTCATGCCGCCGATCCTGGAGCGCCCGTCGCGACGATCGACGCGTGGGCGAGCGAGGTCACGGTCGACCCGGAGCGCGTCCTGCCGATGTGGGCCATCAGCGGCGTGACGGTCGCCCCCACCCACCGCCGCCGCGGGATCGCGGCGGCGATGCTGGGAGGCGAGCTGCGCACGGCGGCCGCCGCCGGGTTCCCGCTCGCCGGTCTGACCGTCACCGAGGCCACGATCTACGGCCGTTGGGGTTTCTCGCCGGCTGTGTTCACCGCCGACTGGCGCATCGACACGCGCCGTGCGGCGTGGACCGGCCCGACGCCGACCGGCCGGCTCGAGTTCGTCGCGCGCGAGCAGGTGCCCGAGCGGATCGCCGCGCTGCACGAACGCGTCCGACGCGCGCAGCCCGGCGCCGTGCCCGCGTATCCGGGGCAGTGGCGACGGGTGGCGGGGCTGCGGCCGGGCACCGAGAACGCCCTCCGCATCCGCGCCGTCGTCTATCGCGACGGCGAGGTGGACCGCGGGGTCCTCGTATATGCGCTGGCCGATGGCGGCGACGACTACACGGCCCACGAGCTGCGGATCCACGCGCTCGTCGCCGACGGCCCCGACGCGCACGCGGCGCTGTGGCGGTTCGCGATCGAGCACGACCTGGTGGCGACCGTCACCGCGTCGCTGCGCCCCGTCGACGACCCCGTGCGCTGGATGATCTCCGACCAGCGCGCGGCGAGGGTGTCGGTGACCGACCACGGCTGGCTGCGGGTCCTGGATGTTCCCGCGGTGCTCGCGGCACGCACGTACGCGCGCCCGCTGTCGGTGGTCTTCGCGGTCGAGGATCCCCTCGGCCTCGCGACGGGCGTGTGGCGGCTGGAGGCCGGCGCAGCCGGCGCGGCACACGTGGCGGCCGCAGTCGGCGAGCCCGACGTGCGCGCCGACGTGGGGGCGCTCTCGTCGGCGCTGCTGGGCGGCGTGCGGTGGAGCGCGCTCGCGGCGGCGGGTCGCGTGCGGGCGGATGCGGCGGTCCTCGCCGCGCTCGACGCCGCCTTCGCCGCGGCCGTGACGCCGACTCTCGACATCTGGTACTGA
- a CDS encoding sigma-70 family RNA polymerase sigma factor: MNDKADAGVDARAQFEEQALPFMDQLYAAAMRMTRNPADASDLVQETFVKAFASWRTFTQGTNLKAWLYRILTNTYINTYRKKQREPYQGTIDDLEDWQLGGAESTTATSARSAEAEAIDRMPASVVKDALQSIPEDFRMAVYLADVEGFAYQEIADIMKTPIGTVMSRLHRGRRMLRELLTDYARERGISAAAPAQK, encoded by the coding sequence ATGAACGACAAGGCCGATGCCGGGGTCGACGCGCGCGCGCAGTTCGAGGAGCAGGCACTCCCCTTCATGGATCAGCTGTACGCGGCGGCGATGCGTATGACGCGCAATCCGGCGGATGCGTCCGACCTCGTGCAGGAGACGTTCGTGAAGGCGTTCGCGTCGTGGCGCACGTTCACGCAGGGCACGAACCTGAAGGCGTGGCTGTACCGCATCCTCACGAACACGTACATCAACACCTACCGCAAGAAGCAGCGGGAGCCCTACCAGGGCACCATCGACGACCTCGAGGACTGGCAGCTCGGGGGAGCGGAGTCGACCACGGCCACGAGCGCGCGCTCGGCCGAGGCGGAGGCGATCGACCGGATGCCCGCATCCGTCGTCAAGGACGCCCTCCAGTCGATTCCAGAGGATTTCCGGATGGCGGTGTACCTCGCCGACGTCGAGGGCTTCGCCTATCAGGAGATCGCCGACATCATGAAGACACCGATCGGCACGGTCATGTCCCGTCTGCACCGAGGCAGGCGGATGCTGCGTGAGCTGCTGACCGACTACGCGCGGGAGCGCGGCATCAGCGCTGCCGCGCCCGCTCAGAAGTAG
- a CDS encoding alpha/beta hydrolase-fold protein: protein MKQFMLSFELIDSPVLHIVAVLAVVAVLVVVVAPPRRILLTLAVALGAGAAMFAIALVLSARNAFDGPLPWPAPLWAAAAVAGVAAGAIGVARRPWWRRLAGVLAIVLSLAAGGLGVNTSYGITHNLAAILGVQALNDADLPPVSAADPDPATLYQTWTAPAGMPAKGTVSALTGATRIPSGAFAARDAALYLPPAALVPDPPKLPLLVFMMGQPGSPDPTNLARALDAYAAAHDGLAPIAIVADQLGAPDRDPACGDSAMYGAVATYFTQLIPQWAAAHLNIVQDHRYWIIGGYSNGGSCAALWGAQHPDLWGNILDVSGNEYPGSEHVDETVKDVFGGDSARFNASTPAAIMAAAPAGTYAGHTAVFTWGGDDQTFGPGQQRNAAAATAAGFDVATQVFDGQGHTGAVLDDGVNFGVGALGAALGLAAPSG from the coding sequence ATGAAGCAGTTCATGCTCTCCTTCGAGCTCATCGACAGTCCGGTCCTGCACATCGTTGCGGTGCTCGCGGTCGTGGCGGTGCTCGTGGTCGTCGTCGCGCCGCCGCGGCGCATCCTCCTCACCCTCGCCGTCGCGCTCGGCGCGGGCGCCGCGATGTTCGCGATCGCGCTTGTGCTGTCGGCGCGCAACGCCTTCGACGGCCCGCTGCCGTGGCCGGCGCCCCTGTGGGCGGCGGCCGCCGTCGCGGGCGTCGCGGCCGGAGCGATCGGCGTCGCCCGCCGGCCGTGGTGGCGTCGGCTCGCGGGCGTCCTCGCGATCGTGCTGTCGCTGGCGGCAGGCGGCCTGGGCGTCAACACGTCGTACGGCATCACCCACAACCTGGCCGCGATCCTGGGCGTGCAGGCCCTCAACGACGCCGATCTGCCGCCCGTCTCCGCCGCCGACCCCGACCCCGCGACGCTGTACCAGACGTGGACGGCCCCCGCCGGCATGCCGGCGAAGGGCACGGTCAGCGCGCTGACCGGGGCGACCCGCATCCCGAGCGGCGCGTTCGCGGCGCGGGACGCGGCGCTCTACCTGCCGCCGGCCGCGCTCGTGCCCGACCCGCCGAAGCTCCCCCTCCTGGTGTTCATGATGGGCCAGCCGGGCTCGCCCGACCCGACGAACCTCGCGCGGGCGCTCGACGCGTACGCCGCCGCCCACGACGGTCTGGCCCCGATCGCGATCGTCGCCGATCAGCTCGGCGCGCCCGACCGCGATCCCGCGTGCGGGGACTCGGCGATGTACGGCGCGGTCGCGACGTACTTCACACAGCTCATTCCGCAGTGGGCGGCGGCGCACCTGAACATCGTCCAGGACCACCGCTACTGGATCATCGGCGGCTACTCGAACGGCGGATCGTGCGCGGCCCTGTGGGGTGCGCAGCATCCGGACCTGTGGGGGAACATCCTCGACGTCTCCGGCAACGAGTACCCCGGGTCGGAGCACGTCGACGAGACGGTGAAGGACGTCTTCGGCGGAGACTCGGCGCGCTTCAACGCCAGCACCCCGGCCGCGATCATGGCGGCGGCGCCGGCGGGCACCTATGCCGGCCACACCGCCGTGTTCACGTGGGGCGGCGACGATCAGACGTTCGGCCCGGGCCAGCAGCGCAACGCGGCAGCGGCGACCGCCGCCGGCTTCGACGTCGCAACCCAGGTTTTCGACGGCCAGGGCCACACCGGCGCCGTGCTCGACGACGGCGTGAACTTCGGCGTGGGCGCGCTGGGCGCCGCGCTCGGCCTCGCCGCGCCGTCCGGTTGA
- a CDS encoding WhiB family transcriptional regulator: MDWRDKAACLTVDPELFFPVGNTGPAVDQIEKAKSVCARCTVTEICLQYALESGQDSGVWGGLSEDERRALKRRAARARRAS, from the coding sequence ATGGATTGGCGCGACAAAGCCGCCTGCCTGACCGTCGACCCCGAGCTGTTCTTCCCGGTCGGGAACACCGGGCCGGCCGTCGACCAGATCGAGAAGGCCAAGTCGGTCTGCGCGCGCTGCACCGTCACGGAGATCTGCCTGCAGTACGCCCTCGAGTCCGGCCAGGATTCGGGCGTGTGGGGCGGCCTGTCGGAGGACGAGCGCCGCGCCCTCAAGCGCCGTGCCGCCCGCGCGCGTCGCGCCAGCTGA
- a CDS encoding zf-HC2 domain-containing protein, with protein sequence MSDCGCDKARQDLEEYLRNEVCKTSHAEIAEHLEHCPGCQDEAHFARTLTEVVARACKETAPEELRDLVIARLRAQPVS encoded by the coding sequence ATGAGCGACTGCGGCTGCGACAAGGCCCGGCAGGACCTGGAGGAGTACCTCCGCAACGAGGTGTGCAAGACCTCGCACGCGGAGATCGCCGAGCACCTGGAGCACTGCCCGGGGTGCCAGGACGAGGCGCACTTCGCCCGGACGCTGACCGAGGTGGTTGCCCGGGCGTGCAAGGAGACCGCTCCCGAGGAGCTGCGCGACCTCGTCATCGCGCGCCTGCGCGCACAGCCCGTCAGCTGA
- the bcp gene encoding thioredoxin-dependent thiol peroxidase yields MTTLSTGDIAPDFTLLDQDEHPVSLSAFRGRRVILYFYPAAMTPGCTTQACDFRDSLGSLQGAGYTVLGVSRDTPEKLREFRERDGLAFPLLSDPDHAVHDAYGAWGEKQNYGKTITGVLRSTFVIDEDGRIEHALYNVKATGHVARLRKTLGVDAA; encoded by the coding sequence GTGACCACTCTCTCGACGGGCGACATCGCCCCCGATTTCACGCTGCTCGACCAGGACGAGCACCCCGTCTCGCTGTCCGCTTTCCGCGGCCGCCGCGTCATCCTGTACTTCTACCCCGCCGCGATGACCCCCGGGTGCACCACGCAGGCGTGCGACTTCCGCGACAGCCTCGGCTCCCTGCAGGGCGCCGGCTACACGGTGCTCGGCGTCTCGCGCGACACCCCGGAGAAGCTGCGCGAGTTCCGCGAGCGTGACGGTCTGGCCTTCCCGCTCCTCAGCGACCCCGATCACGCGGTCCACGACGCGTACGGCGCATGGGGCGAGAAGCAGAACTACGGCAAGACGATCACGGGGGTGCTGCGCTCGACCTTCGTCATCGACGAGGACGGGCGCATCGAGCACGCGCTCTACAACGTCAAGGCCACCGGCCACGTCGCGCGGCTGCGCAAGACGCTCGGCGTCGACGCGGCCTGA
- a CDS encoding phosphatidylglycerol lysyltransferase domain-containing protein, with product MPSTDAPVRAPLVRGRIVAAWLRSHPVAVGFAVLVVVAATATGTLWGTDSSPYGAGPLTTFAGGRWTSLVTALVVAGSPVHAAFAFVLSLTVLAYAERLLGSVRALVLLPVLGVAGVLVGVALHAAAWTVTDLQPVVAAEVPVVDPVIPIVGVVMAASAFAPALWRRRLRVGGFGVLALFALYGGDADDWYRIATAILGLAVGAVLVRRTGHHGGWHRSSVRESRALVALLVAVSALGPLVGLVTGGGRGPFSVVVDTYAQYDDVLVARCAAAANLPGCDAQLSLLLTRGVGPALLAATPLVLLIVAALGLRQGRRAAWMLAVGVQSALAVLAVVAWWFEPDIVSAWDDGSGAEYVLWVTASIGIPVALVVALVLSRRLFGIRATRRAAGTATGVVVAAFVVCATTFALVEAAGSHEFDAAPTRTELVLLTLRRFIPRVFLEPAGHTPFPHRGLALFAYQWVGVLFWAVVVAAMLWVYRHPRLPRGEDGRLYRDLLRRGGDTLGFLGTWDGNRYWYPADRAAGIAYRVVGDVALALADPLAPLEDRAEVVEEFAEFCGRHGWTPVLYSVHEETMDALRPRGWQALPVGVETVLDLRGLEFTGKAWQKVRQPLTRAEREGYTAVWSRWNDLTLAQTTQIVAIDEEWVADRALPEMGFTLGSLDELRDADVRLLLAVGPDDRIEAVTSWMPTWTHGRVTGWTLDFMRRRIGGPNGMMEFLIAKAALALRDEGAEILSLSGAPLADDPDEADAEPSALRAFLRWLADALEPAYGFASLFRFKGKFRPRYRPLFMAYRDALQLPAIGAAVGRAYLPDASRADLVALARTAWGGRR from the coding sequence GTGCCTTCCACCGACGCGCCCGTGCGCGCCCCGCTCGTGCGCGGGCGGATCGTCGCCGCATGGCTGCGCTCCCACCCCGTCGCCGTCGGCTTCGCCGTGCTCGTCGTCGTCGCCGCGACGGCCACCGGCACGCTGTGGGGGACGGATTCGTCGCCGTACGGCGCCGGCCCTCTGACGACCTTCGCCGGCGGGCGCTGGACGAGCCTCGTGACGGCCCTCGTCGTGGCGGGGTCGCCGGTGCACGCGGCCTTCGCCTTCGTCCTGTCGCTCACGGTGCTGGCCTACGCCGAGCGCCTGCTCGGCAGCGTCCGCGCCCTCGTGCTGCTTCCCGTCCTCGGCGTGGCGGGTGTGCTGGTCGGGGTTGCACTCCACGCCGCCGCGTGGACGGTGACCGACCTGCAGCCGGTGGTCGCCGCCGAGGTGCCGGTGGTCGACCCCGTCATCCCGATCGTGGGGGTCGTCATGGCGGCGTCGGCGTTCGCGCCGGCGCTGTGGCGGCGGCGGCTGCGCGTGGGCGGCTTCGGGGTCCTCGCGCTGTTCGCCCTGTACGGCGGCGACGCCGACGACTGGTACCGGATCGCCACGGCGATCCTCGGGCTGGCCGTCGGCGCCGTTCTGGTGCGCCGGACCGGTCATCACGGCGGCTGGCACCGCAGCTCGGTGCGGGAGTCGCGGGCCCTCGTGGCGCTCCTCGTCGCCGTCAGCGCGCTCGGGCCGCTCGTGGGCCTGGTCACCGGCGGCGGGCGCGGGCCGTTCTCGGTCGTCGTGGACACGTACGCCCAGTACGACGACGTGCTCGTCGCCCGGTGCGCCGCCGCGGCGAACCTGCCCGGATGCGACGCCCAGCTGTCCCTGCTGCTCACGCGCGGCGTGGGACCCGCGCTCCTCGCCGCCACGCCGCTCGTGCTGCTGATCGTCGCGGCGCTCGGGCTGCGCCAGGGGCGACGTGCCGCGTGGATGCTCGCGGTCGGCGTGCAGTCCGCGCTCGCGGTGCTCGCGGTCGTGGCGTGGTGGTTCGAGCCCGACATCGTCAGCGCATGGGACGACGGGAGCGGCGCGGAGTACGTCCTGTGGGTCACGGCGTCGATCGGCATCCCCGTCGCGCTCGTGGTCGCCCTCGTGCTCTCGCGCCGGCTGTTCGGCATCCGCGCCACGCGCCGCGCGGCCGGCACCGCGACCGGTGTGGTGGTGGCGGCATTCGTCGTGTGCGCGACGACGTTCGCGCTCGTGGAGGCGGCGGGCAGCCACGAGTTCGACGCGGCCCCCACCCGCACCGAGCTGGTCCTCCTGACGTTGCGGAGGTTCATCCCGCGGGTGTTCCTGGAGCCGGCGGGCCACACGCCCTTCCCGCACCGCGGTCTCGCCCTCTTCGCCTACCAGTGGGTGGGCGTGCTGTTCTGGGCGGTCGTCGTCGCGGCGATGCTCTGGGTGTACCGCCACCCGCGGCTTCCGCGCGGCGAGGACGGCCGCCTGTACCGCGACCTCCTCCGCCGCGGCGGCGACACCCTGGGGTTCCTCGGCACGTGGGACGGCAACCGGTACTGGTACCCCGCCGACCGTGCGGCGGGGATCGCCTACCGCGTGGTCGGCGACGTCGCCCTCGCGCTCGCGGACCCGCTCGCGCCTCTCGAGGACCGGGCGGAGGTCGTCGAGGAGTTCGCCGAGTTCTGCGGGCGCCACGGCTGGACGCCGGTCCTCTACAGCGTGCACGAGGAGACGATGGACGCGCTGCGCCCGCGCGGGTGGCAGGCGCTGCCGGTCGGCGTCGAGACGGTCCTGGACCTGCGCGGCCTGGAGTTCACCGGCAAGGCCTGGCAGAAGGTGCGCCAGCCCCTCACGCGGGCCGAGCGCGAGGGGTACACGGCCGTGTGGTCGCGGTGGAACGACCTCACGCTTGCGCAGACGACGCAGATCGTCGCGATCGACGAGGAGTGGGTGGCCGATCGCGCTCTCCCCGAGATGGGCTTCACGCTCGGCTCCCTCGACGAGCTGCGCGACGCCGACGTGCGACTGCTCCTCGCCGTCGGACCCGACGACCGCATCGAGGCCGTCACGAGCTGGATGCCGACCTGGACGCACGGCCGCGTGACGGGCTGGACGCTGGACTTCATGCGCCGGCGCATCGGAGGCCCGAACGGCATGATGGAGTTCCTCATCGCGAAGGCCGCGCTGGCGCTGCGCGACGAGGGCGCGGAGATCCTGAGCCTGTCCGGGGCGCCCCTGGCGGACGACCCCGACGAAGCGGATGCGGAGCCCTCAGCCCTGCGCGCCTTCCTGCGGTGGCTCGCCGACGCCCTCGAGCCCGCGTACGGCTTCGCCTCGCTGTTCCGGTTCAAGGGCAAGTTCCGCCCGCGTTACCGGCCGCTGTTCATGGCGTACCGCGACGCGCTCCAGCTGCCGGCGATCGGCGCGGCGGTCGGCCGTGCCTATCTGCCCGACGCGTCGCGCGCCGACCTCGTCGCCCTCGCGCGCACCGCCTGGGGAGGCCGCCGATGA
- the rsgA gene encoding ribosome small subunit-dependent GTPase A, with translation MSWLTDDDEDDDAFDESDVRVRPNPKANRPRTKRRPAHADATVARVLGVDRGRYTVLVDEDGPEERRVLATRARELRKQPIVTGDRARVVGDTSGTEGTLGRIVGIEPRTSLLRRSADDTDQVERIIVANADQMLIVVAAADPEPRERLVDRYLVAALDAGIRPLLVVTKTDLADPAGFLSHFDGLDLEVFTSARDEMPLERIGAALVGHATVFVGHSGVGKSTLVNALTGSERATGHVNEVTGRGRHTSSSTVSLRYRSDAGNGWVIDTPGVRSFGLGHVDPAHILDAFTDLAEVAKDCPRGCTHLPDAPDCAIVEAVAEGRLGPGGVARLDSLQRLLETFTDAPGHRRLEG, from the coding sequence GTGAGCTGGCTCACCGACGACGACGAGGACGACGACGCGTTCGACGAGAGCGACGTGCGCGTCCGCCCGAACCCGAAGGCGAACCGCCCGCGCACGAAGCGCCGTCCCGCACATGCCGACGCCACCGTCGCGCGCGTGCTGGGCGTGGACCGCGGCCGCTACACCGTCCTCGTCGACGAGGACGGACCCGAGGAGCGGCGCGTCCTCGCCACCCGCGCCCGCGAGCTGCGGAAGCAGCCGATCGTGACCGGCGACCGGGCGCGCGTCGTCGGCGACACGTCGGGCACCGAGGGCACGCTCGGGCGGATCGTCGGCATCGAGCCGCGCACGTCGCTCCTGCGCCGCAGCGCCGACGACACCGATCAGGTCGAGCGGATCATCGTCGCGAATGCCGATCAGATGCTCATCGTCGTGGCGGCGGCCGACCCGGAGCCGCGCGAGCGTCTCGTCGACCGCTACCTCGTCGCGGCGCTCGACGCGGGCATCCGCCCGCTCCTCGTCGTGACCAAGACCGACCTCGCCGATCCGGCCGGCTTCCTGTCCCACTTCGACGGCCTCGACCTCGAGGTCTTCACGAGCGCCCGCGACGAGATGCCGCTCGAGCGCATCGGCGCGGCCCTCGTCGGGCACGCGACGGTCTTCGTCGGGCACTCCGGCGTCGGCAAGTCCACGCTCGTGAACGCCCTGACCGGCTCCGAGCGCGCCACGGGGCACGTGAACGAGGTGACCGGCCGCGGTCGGCACACGTCGTCGTCGACGGTGTCGCTGCGCTATCGGAGCGACGCCGGCAACGGCTGGGTCATCGACACTCCCGGCGTCCGCTCGTTCGGCCTCGGCCACGTCGACCCGGCGCACATCCTCGATGCCTTCACCGACCTCGCCGAGGTCGCGAAGGACTGCCCGCGCGGATGCACGCACCTCCCCGACGCCCCCGACTGCGCCATCGTCGAAGCGGTCGCCGAGGGACGCCTGGGCCCGGGCGGTGTCGCGCGGCTGGACTCCCTGCAGCGCCTGCTCGAGACGTTCACCGACGCCCCGGGCCACCGTAGGCTGGAGGGGTGA
- a CDS encoding diacylglycerol kinase, with protein MHVALLANPAARGGTAVAAAERAVARLRTRGIRTTVLSGGSAEETTALLRAALEADVSAVAVAGGDGTVHAALQELAGTDVPLGVIPCGTGNDLARALGLRRLHPEAAADVIADGRTRRVDLARVTRADGSERLFATVLASGFDARVNDRANAMRRPRGRARYLVAILREFVALRPEHVTLSGVSAAGAAVVFDGEATLVAVGNTPSYGGGIPMCPAADVADGLLDVTVVRPVGRLELLRLLPRAYRGTHVALAQVSTWRLSSVRISGAGGTAYADGEPIADLPLTAASEPAAVRMFVPVS; from the coding sequence GTGCACGTCGCCCTGCTCGCGAACCCGGCCGCGAGAGGCGGCACCGCCGTCGCCGCCGCCGAGCGTGCCGTGGCGCGGCTGCGGACGCGGGGCATCCGCACCACGGTGCTCAGCGGCGGCAGCGCGGAGGAGACGACGGCGCTCCTGCGCGCCGCGCTGGAGGCCGACGTGAGCGCGGTGGCCGTAGCCGGCGGGGACGGCACGGTCCATGCAGCGCTGCAGGAGCTCGCCGGCACGGATGTGCCGCTCGGCGTGATCCCGTGCGGCACGGGAAACGACCTCGCGCGCGCCCTCGGCCTGCGCCGGCTGCATCCGGAAGCGGCCGCCGACGTGATCGCGGACGGGCGGACCCGTCGCGTCGACCTCGCGCGGGTCACGCGCGCGGATGGATCGGAGCGCCTGTTCGCGACCGTGCTCGCGTCGGGGTTCGACGCCCGCGTCAACGACCGCGCGAACGCCATGCGGCGGCCGCGCGGGCGCGCGCGCTACCTGGTCGCCATCCTCCGGGAGTTCGTCGCCCTGCGCCCTGAGCACGTCACGCTGTCGGGCGTGTCGGCCGCGGGCGCCGCGGTCGTCTTCGACGGCGAGGCCACGCTCGTCGCCGTGGGGAACACGCCCTCCTACGGCGGCGGCATCCCGATGTGCCCGGCCGCCGATGTCGCCGACGGACTGCTGGATGTCACCGTGGTCCGGCCCGTCGGCCGTCTCGAGCTCCTGCGCCTGCTGCCGCGTGCGTATCGCGGCACGCACGTCGCGCTCGCGCAGGTGTCCACGTGGCGGCTGTCGTCCGTGCGGATCTCCGGCGCGGGGGGCACGGCCTACGCGGACGGCGAGCCGATCGCCGACCTGCCGCTGACGGCCGCCTCGGAGCCGGCGGCGGTCCGGATGTTCGTGCCCGTCAGCTGA
- a CDS encoding histidine kinase has protein sequence MSIRIAAAVLLGLEALGVAVLLVEQIVAIATGDIASLSSALALAVLTLVGVAAVISFAIATARGRSWGRSGGIVVQALILAVAGGALVGEGANPAVAALLAVPALVCGALLFFSARREGGSGRDAA, from the coding sequence ATGAGCATTCGGATCGCAGCGGCCGTGCTGCTGGGCCTCGAGGCGCTCGGGGTCGCCGTGCTCCTCGTCGAGCAGATCGTCGCGATCGCAACCGGTGACATCGCGTCGCTCTCCAGCGCGCTCGCCCTCGCCGTGCTCACGCTCGTGGGGGTCGCCGCCGTGATCTCCTTCGCGATCGCGACGGCGCGCGGGCGCTCGTGGGGACGCTCCGGCGGCATCGTCGTGCAGGCGCTCATCCTCGCCGTCGCGGGGGGCGCGCTCGTCGGAGAGGGCGCGAACCCCGCCGTCGCCGCGCTGCTGGCCGTGCCGGCCCTCGTGTGCGGCGCGCTGCTGTTCTTCTCCGCGCGCCGAGAGGGCGGATCGGGCCGCGACGCGGCGTGA
- the aroA gene encoding 3-phosphoshikimate 1-carboxyvinyltransferase, protein MSADTYSPVPDAAPRGEWTAPVATAPLHATVPVPGSKSLTNRELVLAAIADGPGVLRAPLHSDDSARMIGALRALGVGIERVPAEDGGDDDLQVTPVSPFRGDVEIDCGQAGTVMRFVAGLAGLATGDVVITAHESALHRPMGNLISALREVGVDIDDGGRWALPFTVRGHGHVRGGEVEIDAGASSQFVSGLLLAAPRFDVGLHLRHVGDRLPSIPHIDMTVEALAHRGIHVERPAVGEWIVPAGPVRAKDVAIEPDLSNAAPFLAAAMVAGGQVTVPGWPPHSTQPGALLAQILPEMGAKVGRRASQLTVSAGEGIRGIDLDLSAAGELAPTLFGLAALADGPTTLHGIGHIRGHETDRIAALAGNLRALGGEVHELDDGLRVIPRPLHGGVWPAHHDHRMATTGALIGLRVPGVRVDDIGTTAKTLPGFTRLWSAMLEDSRG, encoded by the coding sequence ATGAGCGCCGACACCTATTCCCCCGTCCCGGACGCCGCACCGCGCGGCGAATGGACGGCGCCGGTCGCGACGGCGCCGCTGCACGCGACGGTCCCGGTGCCCGGCTCGAAGTCGCTCACCAACCGCGAGCTCGTGCTCGCCGCGATCGCCGACGGCCCGGGCGTGCTGCGTGCGCCGCTCCACTCCGATGACTCCGCGCGCATGATCGGCGCGCTGCGCGCATTGGGCGTCGGGATCGAGCGCGTCCCCGCCGAGGATGGCGGCGACGACGATCTGCAGGTGACGCCGGTCTCCCCCTTCCGCGGCGACGTCGAGATCGACTGCGGTCAGGCGGGCACCGTCATGCGCTTCGTGGCGGGTCTCGCGGGCCTCGCGACCGGCGATGTCGTGATCACGGCGCACGAGAGCGCGCTGCATCGCCCGATGGGCAACCTCATCTCCGCGCTGCGCGAGGTGGGGGTCGACATCGACGACGGCGGCCGCTGGGCGCTGCCGTTCACGGTGCGCGGGCACGGGCACGTCCGCGGCGGCGAGGTCGAGATCGACGCCGGCGCATCGAGCCAGTTCGTCTCGGGCCTGCTGCTGGCAGCGCCCCGCTTCGACGTGGGCCTGCACCTGCGCCACGTCGGCGACCGCCTCCCGAGCATCCCCCACATCGACATGACCGTCGAGGCGCTCGCGCACCGCGGCATCCATGTGGAGCGCCCCGCCGTCGGCGAGTGGATCGTGCCCGCCGGCCCGGTCCGCGCGAAGGACGTCGCGATCGAGCCGGATCTGTCCAACGCCGCACCGTTCCTCGCCGCCGCGATGGTGGCGGGCGGGCAGGTGACCGTGCCGGGGTGGCCGCCGCACTCGACGCAGCCCGGCGCCCTGCTCGCGCAGATCCTCCCCGAGATGGGGGCCAAGGTCGGACGCCGGGCCTCGCAGCTGACCGTGAGCGCGGGTGAGGGCATCAGGGGGATCGACCTCGATCTCTCGGCGGCGGGCGAGCTCGCCCCCACCCTGTTCGGGCTCGCCGCTCTCGCGGACGGCCCGACGACCCTGCACGGCATCGGCCACATCCGCGGGCACGAGACCGACCGCATCGCCGCCCTCGCGGGGAACCTGCGCGCCCTCGGCGGCGAGGTGCACGAGCTCGACGACGGCCTGCGGGTCATCCCGCGGCCGCTCCACGGCGGGGTGTGGCCGGCGCACCACGATCACCGCATGGCGACGACGGGCGCGCTGATCGGGCTGCGCGTGCCGGGCGTGCGCGTCGACGACATCGGCACGACCGCGAAGACCCTCCCGGGATTCACGCGCCTGTGGTCCGCGATGCTCGAGGACTCGCGCGGATGA